A single Hippocampus zosterae strain Florida chromosome 19, ASM2543408v3, whole genome shotgun sequence DNA region contains:
- the opn8c gene encoding opsin 8, group member c isoform X1, with product MLERSSTNYTSENLTNTLFTSKLSAAADICVGLAILSVVLLSAMGNGIVLVICYRRRKKMVGSELLCVNLAVVDFLCCICFYPLSILSSFHHAWLGESLTCIYYGLGCYIFGLCSMFTIAAISFIRCVKTCYSLVYAAWLENANIRLVCCVIWLVATVWSSFPLFGWGEYVPEPYGLSCTIAWRGYHTSAKDAFYVICSFVCFTLLPVLIIVMSHCQILYKVSRFSDSLSAQGIQNNLRHAEKRLSMMFFCISLGFVIAWAPYAIVSFLFIFHKENHYMAPEGFVFPTLFAKSSHIYNPFIYFYFNKTFQKELRSLLVSFFPKMGVNRVGVHAALSHPAPDPVYIQLQEEVPIRKAFASSRGQTRGKSSGKDSRGTGGNQVQERLVHTCWGSTSKNPNILLKNKAENNSLPGCESSI from the exons ATGTTGGAACGGAGCTCCACGAACTACACTTCGGAGAACCTCACCAACACTTTGTTCACGTCCAAGTTGAGCGCCGCTGCTGACATATGCGTGGGACTTGCCATCCTCTCAGTGG TGTTGCTATCAGCTATGGGTAACGGCATAGTTCTGGTGATCTGCTACCGCCGCCGCAAGAAGATGGTGGGCTCTGAGCTTCTGTGCGTCAACCTGGCCGTGGTGGACTTCCTGTGCTGCATCTGCTTCTACCCGCTCTCCATCCTATCATCCTTCCACCACGCGTGGCTGGGGGAATCTCTCACGTGCATCTACTACGGCCTTGGCTGCTATATTTTTGGCCTGTGCAGCATGTTCACCATCGCCGCCATCAGCTTCATCCGCTGTGTTAAAACGTGCTACAGCTTGGTTTATG ccgCATGGCTGGAAAACGCCAACATCAGGCTGGTGTGCTGCGTCATCTGGCTGGTGGCGACGGTGTGGTCCAGCTTCCCTCTCTTCGGCTGGGGCGAGTACGTCCCCGAGCCCTACGGACTGTCCTGCACCATCGCCTGGCGAGGCTACCACACCTCGGCCAAGGACGCCTTCTACGTCATCTGCTCCTTCGTGTGCTTTACGCTGCTTCCCGTCTTGATCATCGTGATGTCCCATTGCCAGATCCTCTACAAGGTGTCCCGCTTCTCCGATTCTCTGTCGGCGCAAGGCATCCAAAACAACCTACGGCATGCTGAGAAACGACTCTCCATG ATGTTTTTCTGCATAAGTCTCGGCTTTGTCATCGCCTGGGCGCCATACGCCATTGTGTCCTTCCTCTTCATATTCCACAAGGAAAACCACTACATGGCTCCCGAGGGCTTTGTTTTTCCCACCCTCTTTGCCAAAAGTTCCCACATCTATAACCCGTTTATTTACTTTTACTTCAACAAGACCTTCCAGAAGGAACTCAGGTCCCTGCTGGTCTCTTTCTTTCCCAAAATGGGAGTGAATCGGGTCGGTGTCCATGCCGCTTTGAGCCACCCGGCCCCCGACCCCGTCTACATCCAGCTCCAGGAGGAAGTCCCCATCCGTAAGGCGTTTGCTTCATCTCGCGGTCAGACTCGGGGCAAAAGCTCAGGCAAAGACAGTCGAGGCACCGGCGGTAACCAGGTCCAGGAAAGattggtgcacacctgctgggGGTCCACGTCAAAGAACCCCAACATTCTCTTGAAAAATAAAGCTGAAAACAATTCTTTGCCTGGCTGTGAGAGCTCCATCTAG
- the opn8c gene encoding opsin 8, group member c isoform X2, which yields MGNGIVLVICYRRRKKMVGSELLCVNLAVVDFLCCICFYPLSILSSFHHAWLGESLTCIYYGLGCYIFGLCSMFTIAAISFIRCVKTCYSLVYAAWLENANIRLVCCVIWLVATVWSSFPLFGWGEYVPEPYGLSCTIAWRGYHTSAKDAFYVICSFVCFTLLPVLIIVMSHCQILYKVSRFSDSLSAQGIQNNLRHAEKRLSMMFFCISLGFVIAWAPYAIVSFLFIFHKENHYMAPEGFVFPTLFAKSSHIYNPFIYFYFNKTFQKELRSLLVSFFPKMGVNRVGVHAALSHPAPDPVYIQLQEEVPIRKAFASSRGQTRGKSSGKDSRGTGGNQVQERLVHTCWGSTSKNPNILLKNKAENNSLPGCESSI from the exons ATGGGTAACGGCATAGTTCTGGTGATCTGCTACCGCCGCCGCAAGAAGATGGTGGGCTCTGAGCTTCTGTGCGTCAACCTGGCCGTGGTGGACTTCCTGTGCTGCATCTGCTTCTACCCGCTCTCCATCCTATCATCCTTCCACCACGCGTGGCTGGGGGAATCTCTCACGTGCATCTACTACGGCCTTGGCTGCTATATTTTTGGCCTGTGCAGCATGTTCACCATCGCCGCCATCAGCTTCATCCGCTGTGTTAAAACGTGCTACAGCTTGGTTTATG ccgCATGGCTGGAAAACGCCAACATCAGGCTGGTGTGCTGCGTCATCTGGCTGGTGGCGACGGTGTGGTCCAGCTTCCCTCTCTTCGGCTGGGGCGAGTACGTCCCCGAGCCCTACGGACTGTCCTGCACCATCGCCTGGCGAGGCTACCACACCTCGGCCAAGGACGCCTTCTACGTCATCTGCTCCTTCGTGTGCTTTACGCTGCTTCCCGTCTTGATCATCGTGATGTCCCATTGCCAGATCCTCTACAAGGTGTCCCGCTTCTCCGATTCTCTGTCGGCGCAAGGCATCCAAAACAACCTACGGCATGCTGAGAAACGACTCTCCATG ATGTTTTTCTGCATAAGTCTCGGCTTTGTCATCGCCTGGGCGCCATACGCCATTGTGTCCTTCCTCTTCATATTCCACAAGGAAAACCACTACATGGCTCCCGAGGGCTTTGTTTTTCCCACCCTCTTTGCCAAAAGTTCCCACATCTATAACCCGTTTATTTACTTTTACTTCAACAAGACCTTCCAGAAGGAACTCAGGTCCCTGCTGGTCTCTTTCTTTCCCAAAATGGGAGTGAATCGGGTCGGTGTCCATGCCGCTTTGAGCCACCCGGCCCCCGACCCCGTCTACATCCAGCTCCAGGAGGAAGTCCCCATCCGTAAGGCGTTTGCTTCATCTCGCGGTCAGACTCGGGGCAAAAGCTCAGGCAAAGACAGTCGAGGCACCGGCGGTAACCAGGTCCAGGAAAGattggtgcacacctgctgggGGTCCACGTCAAAGAACCCCAACATTCTCTTGAAAAATAAAGCTGAAAACAATTCTTTGCCTGGCTGTGAGAGCTCCATCTAG